From Pigmentibacter ruber, a single genomic window includes:
- a CDS encoding globin domain-containing protein, whose translation MQIKTDLIKDCFELIKPILDQIIARFYENLFLDFPQTKQILIKYDLNKQKKFLINSLITIIDNLENKKNLTQFLQELSEQLQKLPLADPHYDWAAQTFLKTLGQFLGRSWSSDLSFEWGSVFNLIVNTLKQGVSLNMQNDLQHSIVAHSSQEQLISNEKSETSCLTDEFKQNIQNAVKAIVLKQIKLEVEKYLKEELIEISRMTPEELIAVAIQPKG comes from the coding sequence ATGCAAATAAAAACTGATTTAATTAAAGATTGTTTTGAACTTATAAAGCCTATTTTAGATCAAATTATTGCAAGATTTTATGAAAATTTATTTCTTGACTTTCCACAAACAAAACAAATATTAATAAAATATGATTTAAACAAACAAAAAAAATTTTTAATAAACTCTTTAATTACTATAATCGATAATTTAGAAAATAAAAAAAATTTGACCCAATTTTTGCAAGAGCTTAGCGAGCAACTGCAAAAATTACCACTTGCAGACCCACATTATGATTGGGCTGCACAAACTTTCCTAAAAACTTTAGGGCAATTTCTAGGTAGATCTTGGAGCTCTGATTTAAGTTTTGAATGGGGTAGCGTATTTAATTTAATTGTCAATACTTTAAAACAAGGAGTAAGTCTTAATATGCAAAATGATCTTCAGCATTCTATAGTAGCACACAGTTCTCAAGAACAATTGATTTCAAATGAAAAGTCTGAAACCAGTTGTCTGACTGATGAATTTAAGCAAAACATTCAAAATGCTGTTAAAGCCATTGTTTTGAAGCAAATAAAATTAGAAGTTGAAAAATATTTAAAAGAAGAATTAATAGAAATATCAAGAA
- a CDS encoding chemotaxis protein CheW, which translates to MSEMKENLKILWIDDEKDLLQIGKEIIIKAGFTPIISNDVNEGLELFRNNIEDLVLVLCDYMMPNLNGFELRKKTLELDDKIPFGIISAYVSKQMALDALNLKICGFYEKPFQFEKMLEIVKKNSEDRCQSIIENRAIEATFFEEAISIIDEVEEKILLLEDDRNNNDLINSIARELHTLKGSSGCLNTNIVTKYVHKYEDIFQAIKKKNLIISDEVLNIIFLGLDRIKELVSSIPKRNLHQFSLEKIIKDLNYLEKKADDIEKKEAKKTNTGVKVKENISVPVFLLDELASYAGEITVIRNMVLKIIHSLESKYSDNKEIHILSELFEEMTKINGVIQNKISEICKVPIGGIFKPLQRIIKDIAKELNKNIQLIIEGDSIRVANSIAEVCSNCIIHLVRNSADHGIESAEERVKLKKQEKGTIHIKCEEDNNDFILNIQDDGRGIDTDRVKAKAIEKGIYTLDQIKKMSDKEIFEIIFAPGFSTATQVTDISGRGVGMDMVKSSVEAINGKLTIESNLNRGTKFSLKLPKPKSVTILNSLIIEVNERTFAIPEESIDIVLRIKNEEFIENIYSVFNQKVLKRENVIYPLVELDKILKLNAGAKKNSDYIELLVIKNEGYSFAIIIDNIIDSEEIVLKKIPNCFNFGGIFSGATFMGDGSVGLVLDVKKIAEFTGLKKMTDNFSKETNIELKSKEKKSDILITRIEEKSIFAIPLEYIFRIEEINKKNIHKSGELDVIQYREQVMPIYNLANILRLPKCLKSSDDRINVIVVKNNEQYVGFQVEEVLDIVERQEEIDTHVIDRLGILGNVQVNEKTVSIIDVPNVLYKVSISASLD; encoded by the coding sequence ATGTCGGAAATGAAAGAAAATTTAAAAATATTATGGATTGATGATGAAAAAGATTTATTACAAATAGGTAAAGAAATAATTATAAAAGCAGGATTTACTCCCATTATTTCCAATGATGTAAATGAAGGCTTAGAGTTATTTAGGAATAATATTGAAGATTTAGTTTTAGTACTTTGTGACTATATGATGCCAAATTTAAATGGATTTGAATTAAGAAAAAAAACTCTGGAGTTAGATGATAAAATCCCATTCGGAATTATTTCAGCATATGTTTCAAAACAAATGGCTTTAGATGCGCTAAATTTAAAGATTTGTGGTTTTTATGAAAAACCATTTCAATTTGAAAAAATGCTTGAAATAGTTAAAAAAAATTCAGAAGATCGCTGTCAAAGTATTATTGAAAATAGAGCAATTGAAGCCACATTTTTTGAAGAAGCAATTTCAATTATTGATGAAGTTGAAGAAAAAATTCTTCTCTTAGAAGATGATAGAAACAATAATGATTTGATAAATTCTATTGCTAGAGAGTTACATACATTAAAAGGCTCAAGCGGTTGTTTGAATACAAATATTGTAACCAAATATGTTCATAAGTATGAAGATATTTTTCAAGCTATAAAAAAGAAAAATTTAATTATTAGTGATGAAGTTTTAAATATCATATTTCTTGGTCTTGATAGAATAAAAGAATTAGTATCCTCAATACCAAAAAGAAATTTACATCAATTTTCTTTAGAAAAAATAATAAAAGATCTAAATTACCTTGAAAAAAAAGCTGATGATATTGAGAAAAAAGAAGCAAAAAAAACTAATACAGGAGTTAAAGTTAAAGAAAATATTTCTGTCCCAGTTTTTTTGTTAGATGAATTGGCAAGCTATGCAGGTGAAATTACAGTAATTAGAAACATGGTTTTAAAAATTATTCATAGCTTAGAATCAAAATACTCTGATAATAAGGAAATTCATATATTAAGTGAGTTATTTGAGGAAATGACAAAAATAAATGGTGTTATTCAAAATAAAATTAGTGAAATTTGTAAAGTACCAATTGGTGGAATATTTAAACCCCTGCAAAGAATTATAAAAGATATAGCAAAAGAATTAAATAAAAATATCCAATTAATTATTGAAGGGGATTCTATTCGAGTCGCTAATTCTATAGCTGAAGTTTGCAGTAATTGTATTATTCACTTAGTTAGAAATAGCGCAGACCATGGAATTGAAAGTGCTGAAGAAAGAGTTAAATTAAAAAAACAAGAAAAAGGGACAATTCATATAAAATGCGAGGAAGATAATAATGATTTTATTTTAAATATTCAAGATGATGGTAGGGGTATTGATACAGATAGAGTAAAAGCAAAAGCTATTGAAAAAGGAATTTATACATTAGATCAAATTAAAAAAATGTCCGACAAAGAGATATTTGAAATTATTTTTGCTCCGGGCTTTAGCACAGCAACTCAAGTAACAGATATTTCAGGTCGTGGTGTTGGGATGGATATGGTCAAGTCTTCAGTTGAAGCAATTAATGGAAAATTAACGATAGAATCAAACTTGAATAGGGGTACTAAATTTTCACTGAAATTACCAAAACCAAAATCTGTCACCATCTTAAATTCATTAATTATTGAAGTAAATGAAAGAACTTTTGCTATACCAGAAGAAAGCATTGATATTGTTTTGCGCATTAAAAACGAAGAATTTATTGAAAATATTTATTCTGTTTTTAATCAAAAAGTTTTGAAAAGAGAGAATGTTATTTACCCCTTAGTGGAACTCGATAAAATACTAAAATTAAATGCTGGTGCTAAGAAAAATAGTGATTATATTGAATTGTTAGTGATAAAAAATGAAGGCTACTCTTTTGCTATAATTATTGATAATATTATTGATTCAGAAGAAATAGTCTTGAAGAAAATACCTAATTGTTTTAATTTTGGTGGGATATTTTCCGGAGCAACATTTATGGGTGATGGTTCTGTTGGTCTTGTTTTAGATGTAAAAAAAATAGCAGAATTCACTGGCCTAAAAAAAATGACCGATAATTTTTCTAAAGAAACAAATATAGAATTGAAAAGTAAAGAAAAAAAATCAGATATTTTAATCACAAGAATTGAAGAAAAATCTATCTTTGCTATACCTTTGGAGTATATTTTTAGAATTGAAGAAATAAATAAAAAAAATATTCATAAGTCTGGTGAATTAGATGTTATTCAATATCGTGAGCAAGTTATGCCAATTTACAATTTGGCTAATATTTTAAGATTGCCGAAATGTTTAAAGTCTTCTGATGATAGAATCAATGTTATTGTTGTTAAAAACAATGAACAATATGTTGGCTTTCAAGTTGAAGAAGTCCTAGATATTGTCGAAAGGCAAGAAGAAATAGATACTCATGTTATTGATAGACTTGGGATTTTAGGTAATGTGCAAGTTAATGAAAAAACTGTTTCAATTATTGATGTCCCAAATGTGCTATATAAGGTTAGTATTTCTGCTAGTTTAGACTAA
- a CDS encoding hybrid sensor histidine kinase/response regulator, whose translation MASKQEAAFQEYIDECQEMLERISTSLNEIQKNGMKKELLASIYRDIHTIKGSAQLFGFMRIGQFAHALETCLDPVRKEKLPFSKELIDCIFIGLDFIEIALVSIKSSNKEPSQSKELDKLLFQFFNSIEFNFIKTQPLVKEVMLYADKPGTLGNKINISERVEQVSSNKDENNGFGFFTETVPKASSNVAMENKIQENNLQNVKKEEQFQKNQQTVANSLENKEIKKVIVEDNANETIRVQVGLLNSLMNLVGELVLIRNQLLQHAKENDEDQEFLKMSQRLNILTAELQTEVMKTRMQPIGNILTVYSRVVRDLSRELEKKIDLQLHGVETELDKTVIEAVKDPLMHIVRNAIDHGIETVEERKKQGKKETALIQINAYNENGLVIIEVIDDGKGLDIKRIGEKAIEKGFVTAEHLLKMTEKEIQMFIFYPGFSTATTVSNISGRGVGMDVVKTNIEKIGGVVDLFSTQGLGTTVIIKIPLSLAILPALIVKANAQKFAIPQTKLVELIMIDGTEQNAEKIESLQGNMVFRLRGKLIPIISLSEILFSKKVDVAFIEKSITNVVILNADNFLFGLIVDDIDDSADIVVKPLTQFLKELKVFSGASIMGDGSVALTLDVLGIATRAHISLESSEDKKTTLIKSKISNYYHQDSSEYLLIDVGAPGHYAVPLTLVNRIEEFEKTAFEFSGEQKVIRYRESLLPIFSLPQFLNLQFEAPNKLDTTRIPIIVVKKSENFYGIEVNAVHDIVEVTSKINQSIKDRLGILGTIATDNNIIVVADILNMIEILKEKIQVGHVKKANELKEDMKEKDLKSQRINCRILYAEDSSFFRNYVKTVLEDAGFIVDTAFDGAIALDMLEKAPKNHYCFILSDIEMPQMDGLEFARRVKGNNSLAHLPMMAITTKFSSKDIEEGKKAGFLNYMEKLNAEKMIKEIDEIVLKNVTASGE comes from the coding sequence ATGGCTAGCAAACAAGAAGCAGCATTTCAAGAATATATCGATGAATGTCAGGAAATGCTTGAAAGAATTTCAACAAGTCTAAATGAAATTCAAAAAAATGGAATGAAAAAAGAACTTCTTGCTTCTATATATAGAGATATTCATACCATTAAAGGTTCTGCTCAATTATTTGGTTTTATGCGAATAGGGCAATTTGCACATGCACTTGAAACTTGTTTAGACCCTGTTCGGAAAGAAAAGTTACCTTTTTCAAAAGAATTAATAGATTGCATTTTTATAGGCTTAGATTTTATAGAAATTGCTTTAGTTAGTATAAAGAGTTCAAATAAAGAACCAAGTCAAAGCAAAGAACTTGATAAACTATTGTTTCAGTTTTTTAATTCAATAGAATTTAATTTTATAAAAACACAACCCCTTGTAAAGGAAGTAATGTTATATGCCGATAAACCAGGGACTTTAGGCAATAAAATTAATATTTCAGAAAGAGTTGAGCAAGTGAGCAGCAATAAAGATGAAAATAATGGATTTGGATTTTTTACGGAAACTGTTCCTAAAGCAAGCAGTAATGTAGCAATGGAAAATAAAATTCAAGAGAATAATTTACAAAATGTGAAAAAAGAAGAACAATTCCAAAAAAATCAACAAACTGTTGCTAATAGTTTAGAGAATAAAGAAATTAAAAAAGTTATCGTTGAGGATAATGCTAATGAAACAATTCGGGTGCAAGTAGGTTTATTAAATAGTTTAATGAATTTAGTAGGTGAATTGGTTTTAATTCGCAATCAACTCCTTCAGCATGCAAAAGAAAACGATGAAGATCAAGAATTTTTAAAGATGAGTCAAAGATTAAATATTTTAACTGCTGAATTGCAAACAGAAGTTATGAAAACGCGGATGCAACCTATTGGTAATATACTAACAGTTTATTCAAGAGTTGTTCGTGATTTATCAAGAGAGCTTGAGAAAAAAATTGATCTTCAATTACATGGGGTAGAAACAGAATTAGACAAAACAGTTATTGAAGCCGTTAAAGATCCTTTAATGCATATAGTACGTAATGCAATAGATCATGGAATAGAAACAGTAGAAGAAAGAAAAAAACAAGGAAAAAAAGAAACAGCACTAATCCAAATTAATGCTTACAATGAAAATGGACTTGTAATCATTGAAGTGATTGATGATGGGAAAGGGCTTGATATCAAAAGAATAGGAGAAAAAGCTATAGAAAAAGGATTTGTTACAGCAGAACATTTACTTAAAATGACTGAAAAAGAAATTCAAATGTTTATTTTTTACCCTGGGTTTTCAACGGCGACGACAGTTTCCAATATTTCAGGAAGAGGTGTTGGAATGGATGTTGTTAAAACGAATATTGAAAAAATAGGTGGAGTAGTAGACTTATTTAGTACACAAGGACTAGGAACAACTGTTATCATTAAAATTCCGTTAAGTTTAGCAATTCTGCCAGCACTTATTGTAAAAGCAAATGCACAAAAATTTGCAATTCCACAAACTAAATTAGTTGAACTAATTATGATTGATGGAACAGAACAAAATGCTGAAAAAATTGAATCTCTTCAAGGTAACATGGTTTTTCGTCTCAGAGGAAAGCTAATTCCAATTATTTCTCTTTCTGAAATTTTATTTTCTAAAAAAGTTGATGTGGCTTTTATTGAAAAAAGCATAACAAATGTCGTTATATTAAATGCAGATAATTTTTTATTTGGATTAATTGTAGATGATATTGATGATTCTGCTGATATTGTAGTAAAACCACTGACCCAATTTTTAAAAGAGCTAAAAGTATTTTCAGGTGCTTCTATAATGGGCGATGGCTCTGTTGCTTTGACATTAGATGTATTAGGAATTGCTACAAGAGCGCATATCTCTTTAGAAAGTTCAGAAGATAAAAAGACTACTTTAATTAAAAGTAAAATTTCAAATTATTATCATCAAGATTCAAGTGAATATTTATTAATTGATGTGGGTGCTCCTGGACATTATGCAGTTCCTTTAACTCTTGTAAACAGAATAGAAGAATTTGAGAAAACAGCCTTCGAATTTTCTGGAGAACAAAAGGTTATTCGTTATCGTGAATCATTGCTACCAATTTTTTCATTGCCACAGTTTCTTAATTTACAGTTTGAAGCGCCTAATAAACTCGATACAACAAGAATACCAATTATTGTTGTGAAGAAAAGTGAAAATTTTTACGGAATAGAAGTTAATGCAGTACATGATATAGTTGAAGTAACAAGTAAGATAAATCAATCCATAAAAGATAGACTAGGAATATTAGGAACAATAGCAACTGATAATAATATTATTGTTGTAGCAGATATCTTAAATATGATTGAAATTTTAAAAGAGAAAATTCAAGTAGGACATGTAAAAAAAGCGAATGAATTAAAAGAAGATATGAAAGAAAAAGATTTAAAATCACAGCGTATTAATTGTAGAATTTTATATGCAGAAGATAGTTCATTTTTTAGAAATTATGTAAAAACAGTTTTAGAAGATGCTGGTTTTATTGTTGATACTGCCTTTGATGGTGCCATAGCACTTGATATGTTAGAAAAAGCACCAAAAAACCATTACTGTTTTATTTTGTCTGATATTGAAATGCCACAAATGGATGGATTAGAATTTGCTAGAAGAGTGAAAGGGAATAATTCACTAGCTCATTTACCTATGATGGCAATAACAACAAAATTTAGCAGCAAAGATATTGAAGAAGGTAAAAAAGCCGGATTTTTAAATTATATGGAAAAATTAAATGCTGAGAAAATGATAAAAGAAATAGATGAAATAGTCTTAAAAAATGTAACTGCCAGCGGAGAGTAA
- a CDS encoding chemotaxis protein CheW, protein MSSNLELSNSEQKNSILHTETKQFSSFYLDNKLYGIEVNRVQEVVRSMLMTTIPLAPDYVRGLINLRGQVATAIGLRHLFGFLDAMPNEFINIVCKLDGMLISFQVDEIGDVIEVSEKDYEPTPQTVPENIREYMLGVYKISNTLLSALNVDSIIKFLNKKN, encoded by the coding sequence ATGTCTAGTAATTTAGAGCTCAGCAATTCTGAGCAAAAAAATTCAATACTACATACTGAAACCAAGCAGTTTTCATCATTTTATTTAGACAATAAATTATATGGTATAGAAGTAAATAGAGTTCAAGAAGTCGTGCGTTCTATGTTAATGACAACTATTCCTTTAGCTCCTGATTATGTAAGAGGATTAATTAATTTACGTGGACAAGTTGCAACTGCAATTGGATTAAGACATTTATTTGGTTTTTTGGATGCTATGCCAAATGAATTTATTAATATTGTTTGTAAACTAGATGGTATGTTGATTTCTTTTCAAGTTGATGAAATAGGTGATGTGATTGAAGTATCTGAAAAAGATTATGAACCAACACCACAAACAGTACCTGAGAATATTCGTGAATATATGTTAGGTGTTTACAAGATATCAAATACATTACTTAGTGCTTTAAATGTTGATAGTATAATTAAATTTTTAAATAAAAAAAATTAA
- the cheB gene encoding chemotaxis-specific protein-glutamate methyltransferase CheB, whose translation MRVLVVDDSVVFRSQIKSALEENSEIVVVAVAANGKIAIEKIEQNVVDVVILDLEMPVMDGMQTLEEMRKRNLQQKVIIFAAPTGEGIDLAFRALKAGASDFIAKPASTTGSLEEALDGIKKELIPKVLQFKGKLAGQFNQEKKVLIANNYELHKPIQKINLSNLFLKKPKIIGIGSSTGGPNALEIILSPLKGNKLNVPILIAQHMPPKFTEALAERIQFISGHPCFEGKQGEPISSGRIYIAPGDYHMTVERGTDGNNYIRLDQGPKRNSVRPAVDNLFESLSSNYGNACSVFVLTGMGEDGMVGAQAIKSSAGTVIIQDQASSTVWGMPGAVYASGNFDMMSSVEECGQFLLKMVE comes from the coding sequence ATGCGTGTATTGGTTGTAGATGATTCGGTAGTTTTTCGCTCGCAAATAAAATCTGCATTGGAAGAAAATAGTGAAATAGTTGTTGTTGCAGTTGCAGCAAACGGAAAAATAGCAATTGAAAAAATTGAACAAAATGTTGTTGATGTTGTAATACTAGATCTGGAAATGCCTGTCATGGACGGTATGCAGACCCTCGAAGAAATGCGCAAACGCAATTTACAACAAAAAGTAATCATCTTTGCAGCACCCACAGGTGAAGGAATTGATCTTGCTTTTCGTGCATTAAAAGCAGGTGCTTCTGATTTTATTGCAAAACCAGCATCAACAACAGGCTCTTTGGAAGAGGCATTAGATGGCATTAAAAAAGAATTAATTCCAAAAGTTCTGCAATTTAAAGGAAAATTAGCAGGACAATTTAATCAAGAGAAAAAAGTTTTGATTGCAAACAATTATGAACTTCATAAACCAATTCAAAAAATAAATTTAAGTAACTTATTTTTAAAAAAACCCAAAATAATTGGTATTGGTTCTTCTACTGGTGGACCGAATGCTTTAGAAATAATTTTATCACCATTAAAAGGGAATAAATTAAATGTTCCAATTCTAATAGCTCAACATATGCCACCTAAATTTACAGAAGCGTTAGCTGAACGAATTCAATTTATTTCAGGTCATCCGTGTTTTGAAGGAAAACAAGGCGAACCTATTTCTTCAGGCAGAATTTATATTGCTCCAGGTGACTATCATATGACGGTGGAAAGAGGGACTGATGGAAACAATTATATTCGGTTAGATCAGGGGCCAAAAAGAAATTCAGTACGTCCCGCTGTGGATAATTTGTTTGAATCTTTATCTTCAAATTATGGGAATGCCTGTTCAGTTTTTGTCCTTACGGGGATGGGTGAGGATGGAATGGTTGGAGCGCAAGCTATAAAATCAAGTGCAGGAACAGTTATCATTCAGGATCAGGCTTCCTCGACTGTTTGGGGAATGCCTGGGGCGGTATATGCCTCTGGAAATTTTGATATGATGAGTAGTGTTGAAGAGTGTGGACAATTTTTATTAAAAATGGTTGAGTAA
- a CDS encoding CheR family methyltransferase, whose product MENYKDHLLNYFSTVIENETGIIYDNSNKYLLLSRVQSLIKQLNFNSIDSLWNDIQTNGLNRQLKDLLLDMATNNETSFFRDSKLFDFLKNVYVPKIMANANKIKIWCAATSTGQEPYSIAMIMNELKEQGIYKSYEIFGTDISDRVLKQAKSGIYSLLEVQRGLSSQYLAKYFDEIHIDGSSSPSYKIKPELSAFMTFKQLNLLQSWPMTEPFDIIFCRNVLIYQSIENKKSVISRFSRLLNPNGYLVLGGAESILQLSDDYEIESYENTTVHRLKSKQ is encoded by the coding sequence ATGGAAAATTATAAAGATCATCTATTAAATTATTTTTCGACAGTCATAGAAAATGAAACTGGAATTATTTATGACAATTCCAACAAATATCTGTTACTTTCAAGAGTCCAATCGCTGATAAAACAATTAAATTTTAATAGTATAGATTCCCTTTGGAATGATATTCAAACGAATGGATTAAATAGACAACTTAAAGATTTATTGCTAGATATGGCAACAAATAATGAAACATCATTTTTTCGTGATTCAAAACTGTTTGATTTTTTAAAGAATGTTTATGTTCCAAAAATTATGGCGAATGCAAATAAAATTAAAATTTGGTGCGCCGCCACAAGCACAGGGCAAGAACCTTATTCTATTGCTATGATTATGAATGAATTAAAAGAGCAAGGAATTTATAAGTCTTACGAAATATTTGGAACTGACATAAGTGACAGAGTATTAAAGCAAGCAAAAAGTGGAATTTATTCATTGCTTGAAGTACAAAGAGGATTGTCTAGTCAATACCTTGCAAAATATTTTGATGAAATACATATAGATGGTTCATCATCTCCTTCATATAAAATCAAACCAGAATTATCAGCTTTTATGACTTTTAAGCAGTTGAATTTGTTACAAAGCTGGCCAATGACGGAACCTTTTGACATTATTTTTTGTCGTAATGTTTTAATTTATCAAAGCATAGAAAATAAAAAAAGTGTAATTTCAAGATTTTCTCGTTTACTTAATCCAAATGGATATTTAGTATTAGGTGGTGCAGAAAGCATTTTACAACTTTCTGATGATTATGAAATAGAATCTTATGAAAATACAACAGTCCATAGGTTGAAAAGTAAACAATAG
- a CDS encoding response regulator, which translates to MDKLSFEKELINTFISETKEMLDETEAIFMQLEKNPQDFSHMDKLLRFLHTIKGSAGVVGIDGIVKFTHVFETLLIEIKNKKIELSQGILDTLLNGNDNLKQAINGIDKDINFELKFLHEPLTKIGNILHSKNLKLEENTKTFQEEVKKVKGNVLVIDDENEIAEFIKQVIEKENYFVVTKENGFEALEYLKQNEIDVIFTDLKMPKMDGFVFTEHLREINLYIPVILVSGNLDLDYAKNFLRLGVTDFIEKPFKFLDILLVLEKAMKTRNMWKELLKISKACFKTFVYVQKLDTLLNSSENNNQYLTDRQILQQCLDEIKSATTKLLNFEKEK; encoded by the coding sequence ATGGATAAACTTTCTTTTGAAAAAGAATTAATAAATACTTTTATTTCAGAAACAAAAGAAATGTTAGATGAAACTGAAGCTATTTTTATGCAGCTAGAGAAAAATCCACAAGATTTTTCTCATATGGATAAATTGCTGCGTTTTTTACATACGATAAAAGGGTCTGCGGGTGTTGTTGGTATTGATGGAATTGTCAAATTTACGCATGTATTTGAAACATTACTAATTGAAATTAAAAATAAAAAAATAGAATTGTCACAAGGTATTTTAGATACTCTTTTAAATGGAAATGATAATTTAAAACAAGCCATTAATGGGATAGATAAGGATATTAATTTTGAGTTAAAATTTTTGCATGAACCTTTAACTAAAATAGGAAATATACTACACAGTAAGAACTTAAAACTTGAAGAAAATACAAAAACTTTCCAAGAAGAAGTAAAAAAAGTAAAAGGGAATGTTTTAGTAATTGACGATGAAAATGAAATTGCCGAATTTATAAAGCAAGTAATTGAGAAAGAGAATTATTTTGTTGTGACAAAAGAAAATGGCTTTGAAGCGTTGGAATATTTAAAACAAAATGAAATAGATGTTATTTTTACAGATTTAAAAATGCCAAAAATGGACGGATTTGTTTTTACAGAACATTTAAGAGAGATTAATCTTTATATTCCAGTTATACTTGTATCTGGAAATTTAGATTTAGATTATGCAAAAAATTTCTTGCGGTTAGGAGTTACCGATTTTATAGAAAAACCATTTAAATTTCTTGATATTCTTTTAGTTCTTGAAAAAGCAATGAAAACAAGAAATATGTGGAAAGAATTATTGAAAATATCGAAGGCATGTTTTAAGACTTTTGTTTATGTGCAAAAACTTGATACACTATTAAATTCTTCTGAAAATAATAATCAATATTTAACTGATAGACAAATTTTACAGCAGTGTCTTGATGAAATAAAAAGTGCCACAACTAAACTGCTTAATTTTGAAAAAGAAAAGTAA